From the Microbacterium thalassium genome, one window contains:
- a CDS encoding exonuclease SbcCD subunit D: MRILHTSDWHIGRSFHGHSTLHALSGVLDELVRQVRDHAVDVVVVAGDVFDSAAPSAACYPVLTGALRAMADAGAQVIVTSGNHDNAARLGFQADLLREGVHVVTDPLTVGTPITITDAHGPVHFYPLPYLEPALVRHLWEDVPLRTQHQVIEHAMGLVRADLAERGGRSVAVSHCFAAGVEATPGVEREIRQGTLDVVPLSAFDGPDYVALGHIHGRQRLSDRVRYAGAPLHYSFGEADKPRGSWLVDLDAEGLAAVEWLDLPIPRALTTVRGTLDELLADARFESAEGEWVCAQYTDPTPQPDPMRRLLVRFPHCATVMHQPEGARAGDGLSYARRVRAARSDAELIDSFLVHVRDGEGATDREAEIIRDVIGERVVAEAKA; the protein is encoded by the coding sequence ATGCGGATCCTGCACACCTCGGACTGGCACATCGGGCGGTCGTTCCACGGCCATTCCACGCTCCATGCGCTGTCTGGCGTGCTCGACGAGCTGGTTCGCCAGGTGCGCGACCACGCCGTCGACGTCGTGGTGGTCGCGGGCGACGTGTTCGACTCGGCGGCCCCGTCGGCGGCCTGCTATCCCGTGCTCACCGGCGCGCTGCGCGCGATGGCGGATGCCGGCGCCCAGGTCATCGTCACCAGCGGCAACCACGACAACGCCGCCCGCCTCGGCTTCCAGGCCGACCTGCTGCGCGAGGGCGTGCACGTCGTGACCGATCCGCTCACCGTGGGCACGCCCATCACGATCACGGACGCACACGGGCCCGTCCACTTCTACCCGCTGCCGTACCTCGAGCCGGCCCTCGTGCGTCACCTGTGGGAGGACGTGCCGCTGCGCACGCAGCACCAGGTGATCGAGCACGCGATGGGGCTCGTGCGCGCCGATCTCGCCGAGCGCGGCGGCCGATCGGTCGCGGTGTCGCACTGCTTCGCCGCCGGCGTCGAGGCGACGCCGGGCGTCGAGCGCGAGATCCGCCAGGGCACGCTCGACGTCGTCCCGCTGTCGGCGTTCGACGGCCCCGACTACGTCGCCCTCGGCCACATCCACGGGCGCCAGCGGCTGTCCGACCGCGTGCGGTACGCCGGGGCGCCGCTGCACTACAGCTTCGGCGAGGCCGACAAGCCGCGCGGATCCTGGCTGGTCGATCTCGACGCCGAGGGGCTGGCGGCGGTGGAGTGGCTGGATCTTCCGATTCCGCGCGCGCTCACGACCGTCCGCGGCACGCTCGACGAGCTGCTCGCCGACGCGCGCTTCGAGTCCGCCGAGGGCGAGTGGGTGTGCGCCCAGTACACCGATCCGACGCCGCAGCCCGACCCGATGCGGCGTCTGCTGGTGCGCTTCCCTCACTGCGCCACCGTGATGCACCAGCCCGAGGGCGCCCGTGCCGGGGACGGTCTGAGCTACGCGCGTCGCGTGCGCGCCGCGCGGTCCGATGCCGAGCTGATCGACTCGTTCCTCGTTCACGTGCGCGACGGCGAGGGGGCGACCGACCGCGAGGCCGAGATCATCCGCGACGTGATCGGCGAGCGCGTGGTCGCGGAGGCGAAGGCATGA
- a CDS encoding DUF1622 domain-containing protein, giving the protein MEDAFTAVAIGFEAVGALAMVVGFVIAVILSLRSLSRGDGGGEAFVVLRTTLGAGILLGLEVLVAADLIRTITSKPSIEDAVILGIIVLIRTILSMSIQIEISGVVPWKRALLTSGGQMLGEAVARDRRASQRDGESAARG; this is encoded by the coding sequence ATGGAGGACGCCTTCACCGCCGTCGCGATCGGCTTCGAGGCCGTCGGGGCGCTCGCGATGGTCGTGGGCTTCGTGATCGCCGTCATCCTCTCCCTTCGCTCGCTCAGCCGGGGGGACGGGGGAGGGGAGGCGTTCGTGGTGCTGCGCACCACACTCGGGGCGGGGATCCTGCTGGGGCTCGAAGTGCTCGTCGCGGCCGATCTGATCCGCACGATCACCTCGAAGCCCTCGATCGAGGATGCCGTCATCCTGGGCATCATCGTCCTGATACGGACCATCCTGTCGATGTCGATCCAGATCGAGATCAGCGGCGTGGTGCCGTGGAAGCGCGCGCTGCTGACGAGCGGAGGCCAGATGCTCGGCGAGGCCGTCGCGCGCGATCGGCGCGCGTCTCAGAGAGACGGGGAGTCGGCCGCGCGCGGTTGA
- a CDS encoding nitroreductase family deazaflavin-dependent oxidoreductase yields the protein MAMGGAKRAWLAFVNHSLNHVTRALARWGHGPFSIIRTIGRKSGRTFEAPLILARAPGGFVAELTYGPEVNWYRNTLHGGSVVLHRRREYRVVEVGPCSVDQGLRAFGPPASVILKLLRRREFRMLTTDPAPD from the coding sequence ATGGCGATGGGCGGCGCGAAGCGCGCGTGGCTCGCCTTCGTCAATCACTCGCTCAACCACGTCACGCGCGCTCTCGCCCGGTGGGGGCACGGCCCCTTCTCGATCATCCGCACGATCGGGCGAAAGAGCGGCCGCACCTTCGAAGCCCCGCTGATCCTGGCGCGAGCGCCCGGGGGCTTCGTCGCCGAGCTCACCTACGGACCGGAGGTGAACTGGTACCGCAACACCCTCCACGGCGGGAGCGTCGTGCTGCACCGCCGGCGTGAGTACCGCGTCGTCGAGGTCGGCCCGTGCTCGGTCGACCAAGGGCTGCGTGCGTTCGGCCCGCCGGCGTCGGTCATCCTGAAGCTCCTGCGGCGCCGGGAGTTCCGGATGCTGACGACCGACCCGGCCCCGGACTAG
- a CDS encoding GNAT family N-acetyltransferase produces MHGDARVSILDYRDDGRSLALTRAYTVPTFRGHGYAGELVGRVIAELEERGDRTVIPVCWYVADWFAANPGHETLLHRRRSA; encoded by the coding sequence ATGCACGGCGACGCGCGCGTCAGCATCCTGGACTACCGCGACGACGGCCGCTCCCTCGCCCTCACGCGGGCGTACACGGTGCCGACGTTCCGCGGCCACGGCTACGCCGGCGAACTCGTCGGGCGCGTCATCGCCGAGCTCGAGGAGCGCGGCGACCGCACCGTGATCCCGGTGTGCTGGTACGTCGCCGACTGGTTCGCGGCGAACCCGGGCCACGAGACGCTGCTGCACCGCCGCCGGAGCGCGTAG
- a CDS encoding winged helix-turn-helix domain-containing protein — protein sequence MSNTALLERPNHLRAVAAPAPTLRAVPQPAAPAEAPAPQAPAADVPRSANALPPGTAPRGFGLYVGLDEAKAAAAGVSLGVLVDALRRTIAELAPEAETYATVALAPVGAGGRDVDVVRRALHEPSTIARAKEDEPEDEDRAPRGVIVDISRKRVLIDSESAALTYKEFELLQYLVLREGRTIERTELVGSLWQGATDEEVPGERTIDVHVRRLRAKLGRYEDIVRTVRGVGYRFDRHADVQIRYGHGTPSPDRF from the coding sequence ATGTCGAACACCGCCCTCCTCGAGCGCCCCAACCACCTCCGCGCCGTGGCCGCCCCGGCGCCGACCCTCCGCGCTGTGCCGCAGCCGGCCGCGCCCGCCGAAGCCCCGGCGCCCCAGGCTCCCGCCGCCGACGTCCCCCGCTCCGCCAACGCGCTGCCCCCGGGCACCGCCCCGCGCGGCTTCGGACTGTACGTCGGCCTCGACGAGGCCAAGGCCGCCGCCGCGGGCGTCTCGCTGGGCGTCCTCGTCGACGCGCTCCGCCGCACGATCGCCGAGCTCGCGCCCGAGGCCGAGACCTACGCCACCGTCGCCCTCGCGCCCGTCGGCGCCGGCGGCCGCGACGTCGACGTCGTCCGCCGCGCGCTGCACGAGCCGTCCACGATCGCCCGCGCGAAGGAGGACGAGCCCGAGGACGAGGACCGCGCACCGCGCGGCGTCATCGTCGACATCTCGCGCAAGCGCGTCCTCATCGACAGCGAGTCCGCCGCGCTGACCTACAAGGAGTTCGAGCTGCTGCAGTACCTCGTCCTGCGCGAGGGCCGCACGATCGAGCGCACCGAGCTGGTCGGATCGCTGTGGCAGGGCGCCACCGACGAGGAGGTCCCGGGCGAGCGCACGATCGACGTGCACGTGCGGCGCCTGCGCGCCAAGCTCGGCCGCTACGAGGACATCGTCCGTACCGTGCGCGGCGTCGGCTACCGCTTCGACCGTCACGCCGACGTGCAGATCCGCTACGGCCACGGCACCCCCTCCCCCGACCGCTTCTGA
- a CDS encoding DNA-3-methyladenine glycosylase family protein: MEVAQRLRAPEGTRTDVARDPRPDHGRPLETEYRPRRPLDLRRTVLFQRRGRNDPTMAATASVIWRASRTPHGVATLALRETHPGVVRGAAWGPGAEWALDQLPALCGSADDPAGFEADRHPLIADAHRRHPGLRLSRTGLVFDALAVAIFEQKITGMQAFAAWRRIVTWHGERAPGPTPVPLFAPPTVDGWRRIPSWVWHRAGLEPPQAKTVVRAAARGASLVRAVHRAQDGEAVDRALISQPGVGPWTSAETRIRALGDPDAVSVGDFHLAHEVGYALTGSRTDDDGMLELLAPWAGHRQRVIRLIGASGVSEPRRAPRLHPEDHRDR; the protein is encoded by the coding sequence ATGGAGGTCGCGCAGCGCCTGAGGGCGCCCGAGGGGACGAGGACGGATGTCGCGCGCGACCCGCGACCGGATCACGGGCGGCCGCTCGAGACGGAATACCGCCCGCGGCGCCCGCTCGACCTGCGGCGCACCGTGCTGTTCCAGCGGCGGGGGCGGAACGACCCGACGATGGCGGCGACCGCGTCGGTGATCTGGCGCGCGAGCCGCACTCCGCACGGCGTGGCGACGCTCGCGCTGCGCGAGACGCACCCCGGCGTGGTCCGCGGCGCGGCGTGGGGGCCGGGCGCCGAGTGGGCGCTGGACCAGCTGCCGGCCCTGTGCGGCTCGGCCGACGATCCGGCCGGGTTCGAGGCCGACCGGCATCCGCTCATCGCCGACGCGCACCGACGCCATCCGGGGCTGCGGCTCAGCCGCACGGGCCTCGTCTTCGATGCCCTCGCCGTGGCGATATTCGAGCAGAAGATCACGGGCATGCAGGCGTTCGCCGCGTGGCGACGCATCGTCACGTGGCACGGCGAGCGCGCACCCGGCCCGACGCCCGTGCCGCTGTTCGCGCCGCCCACGGTCGACGGCTGGCGGCGCATCCCGTCGTGGGTGTGGCATCGCGCGGGGCTCGAGCCGCCGCAGGCGAAGACCGTCGTGCGGGCGGCTGCCCGCGGCGCCTCGCTCGTGCGGGCCGTCCACCGCGCCCAGGACGGCGAAGCCGTCGACCGCGCGCTCATCAGCCAGCCCGGTGTCGGCCCGTGGACGTCGGCCGAGACGCGCATCCGCGCCCTCGGCGACCCGGACGCGGTGAGCGTCGGCGACTTCCACCTCGCCCACGAGGTCGGGTACGCCCTGACCGGCTCCCGCACCGACGACGACGGGATGCTGGAGCTGCTCGCACCGTGGGCGGGGCACCGGCAGCGCGTCATCCGGCTCATCGGCGCGAGCGGCGTGAGCGAGCCCCGACGCGCGCCGCGACTGCACCCCGAGGACCACCGCGACCGCTGA
- a CDS encoding STAS/SEC14 domain-containing protein, with product MIEQLPDLPDGVLGFRAVGEVTSDDYRQVMDPAIDAVVAADGKVNIVFVLGDDFERYTLGGMWQDAELEREPRQAWGRIALVTDHALIAEIVHGLAFLFPGEVRFFPTSGERDAIDWAAAGPAED from the coding sequence ATGATCGAGCAGCTTCCGGACCTGCCCGATGGCGTTCTCGGATTCCGCGCCGTCGGCGAGGTCACGTCGGACGACTACCGCCAGGTGATGGATCCCGCGATCGACGCCGTCGTGGCCGCGGACGGCAAGGTCAACATCGTGTTCGTCCTCGGCGACGACTTCGAGCGGTACACGCTCGGGGGCATGTGGCAGGACGCCGAGCTCGAGCGCGAGCCGCGCCAGGCATGGGGACGGATCGCCCTCGTGACCGACCATGCGCTCATCGCCGAGATCGTGCACGGCCTCGCGTTCCTCTTCCCGGGCGAGGTGCGGTTCTTCCCCACCAGCGGCGAGCGCGACGCCATCGACTGGGCCGCGGCCGGACCCGCGGAGGACTGA
- a CDS encoding aldo/keto reductase, producing the protein MLIDLSPVTLGTSALGRGTAPGSPEEADAVAGATALFDSGHALIDTSNNYADGRSEQVLGLAIAQRGGDSARRVVTKVDRDPATGAFDRDRVLRSHEESLARLGIDRVGLLHLHDPYTVSFDVADGPGGAIEAMVELRDSGAVDAIGIAAGPVPMVRRYVDTDVFDAVLVHNRYTLVDRSAEPLFANARRRGMLVFNAAPFGSGLLAAGATDGAMYHYQPAAGDLLEWTRRAERVCAEAGVSLTAAALHFSLRGPFIDSTIVGVTNARRVAELDALLATEIPVELWHELEDLGPAPSPIDDSEFE; encoded by the coding sequence ATGCTCATCGACCTCAGCCCGGTCACGCTGGGCACCTCCGCGCTCGGGCGGGGCACCGCGCCGGGAAGCCCGGAGGAGGCGGATGCCGTCGCCGGTGCGACCGCGCTCTTCGACAGCGGCCACGCGCTCATCGACACGTCGAACAACTACGCCGACGGGCGCAGCGAGCAGGTGCTCGGCCTCGCGATCGCCCAGCGCGGCGGGGACTCCGCACGCCGCGTCGTCACCAAGGTCGACCGCGACCCCGCCACCGGCGCCTTCGATCGCGACCGCGTGCTGCGCTCGCACGAGGAGAGCCTCGCGCGCCTCGGCATCGACCGCGTCGGGCTGCTGCACCTGCACGACCCGTACACCGTCTCGTTCGACGTGGCGGACGGGCCGGGCGGTGCGATCGAGGCGATGGTCGAACTGCGCGACTCGGGGGCGGTCGATGCGATCGGGATCGCCGCCGGGCCGGTGCCGATGGTCCGCCGGTACGTCGACACCGACGTCTTCGACGCCGTGCTGGTCCACAACCGCTACACGCTCGTGGATCGCTCGGCGGAGCCGCTGTTCGCCAACGCGCGCCGCCGGGGCATGCTCGTGTTCAACGCCGCCCCGTTCGGGTCGGGCCTGCTCGCGGCCGGAGCCACCGACGGCGCGATGTACCACTATCAGCCCGCCGCCGGCGACCTGCTCGAGTGGACCCGGCGGGCCGAGCGCGTGTGCGCCGAAGCCGGGGTGTCGCTCACGGCGGCGGCGCTGCACTTCTCGCTGCGCGGACCGTTCATCGACTCCACGATCGTGGGCGTCACCAACGCGCGCCGGGTCGCCGAGCTCGACGCTCTGCTCGCGACCGAGATCCCGGTGGAGCTGTGGCACGAACTCGAGGACCTCGGCCCCGCGCCGTCGCCGATCGACGACAGCGAGTTCGAGTGA
- a CDS encoding DUF1918 domain-containing protein — protein MMHASVGDRVIIHGRTVGAAEKTGEVIGIRKDSDPPLLVVRYDDGHEAILAPGSDCEIRHADSASA, from the coding sequence ATGATGCATGCCAGCGTCGGCGACCGCGTGATCATCCACGGCCGCACCGTCGGAGCCGCCGAGAAGACCGGCGAGGTCATCGGCATCCGGAAGGACTCTGATCCGCCCCTGCTCGTCGTCCGCTACGACGACGGCCACGAGGCGATCCTGGCGCCCGGGAGCGACTGCGAGATCCGGCACGCGGACAGCGCGTCCGCGTAG